GATGACGGTCTTCACGACCTCGCCCTGCTGGAACACCTTCATCGCGGGGATGGAGGTGATCTGGTACTTCATCGCCAGCTCGGGGTTCTCGTCGACGTTGAGCTTGACGATGTCGAGCTTCTCGGCGTGCTCGGTGGCGATCTGGTCGAGGATCGGGCTGACGGCACGGCACGGACCGCACCACTCCGCCCAGAAGTCGACCATGACGGTCTTCTCGTTGTTGATGACCTCCTGCTCGAAGCTGGACTGGTCGACCGAACGTGCAGTCATGGG
This portion of the Agromyces rhizosphaerae genome encodes:
- the trxA gene encoding thioredoxin; the encoded protein is MTARSVDQSSFEQEVINNEKTVMVDFWAEWCGPCRAVSPILDQIATEHAEKLDIVKLNVDENPELAMKYQITSIPAMKVFQQGEVVKTVIGAKPKPVLEADLAAYIA